The Rhodocytophaga rosea genome has a segment encoding these proteins:
- a CDS encoding IS110 family transposase, whose amino-acid sequence MKNKSVSMEVINRNAAGIDVGSRSHYVAIGQQREDVREFGVYNEDLSQLLAWLKANQITTVAMESTGNYWQSLFSFLQEAGLEVYLCNGKFTKNIKGRKTDVQDCQWIQKLHSLGLLSSSFLPDLATEQLRTYCRHRTSLLETSAMTTQKMQKYLRLLNLRLDIVVKDVCGLTGLQIIEAVCKGETNPQVLASFRHGNCRKSEEEIAKALQSNGRKDYLFGLQQEFDLYKILQAKMEQCDVAIAKLLSEQIEGMRQKELYRRRLSRIKR is encoded by the coding sequence ATGAAAAACAAGTCTGTATCCATGGAAGTCATTAACCGCAATGCTGCCGGTATTGATGTAGGAAGCCGGTCACATTATGTAGCTATCGGCCAACAACGAGAAGATGTGAGAGAGTTTGGCGTTTACAATGAGGATCTAAGCCAATTGCTGGCTTGGCTTAAGGCAAATCAAATTACCACCGTAGCTATGGAAAGTACTGGTAATTACTGGCAGAGTTTATTTTCCTTTCTACAAGAAGCAGGATTAGAGGTATACCTGTGCAATGGTAAATTCACCAAAAACATCAAAGGCCGCAAAACCGATGTGCAAGATTGTCAATGGATACAGAAGCTACATAGTTTGGGGCTACTCAGTAGTAGTTTTCTGCCAGACCTAGCCACTGAACAATTGAGAACTTATTGCCGGCATCGCACTTCCCTGTTGGAGACCTCTGCGATGACCACACAAAAGATGCAGAAGTACCTACGATTGCTCAATCTTCGTTTAGATATAGTGGTCAAAGATGTCTGTGGACTGACAGGTTTGCAGATCATTGAAGCTGTCTGTAAAGGAGAAACCAATCCACAAGTACTAGCCTCTTTTCGTCATGGTAACTGCCGTAAATCAGAGGAAGAAATCGCCAAAGCCCTGCAGAGTAATGGGAGGAAAGATTACCTGTTTGGCTTACAACAGGAATTTGACCTGTATAAAATCCTGCAGGCAAAGATGGAGCAATGTGATGTAGCTATAGCAAAGCTACTTTCTGAGCAGATTGAAGGGATGAGACAAAAAGAGCTTTACAGGCGGAGGCTAAGCCGCATAAAAAGGTGA
- the ettA gene encoding energy-dependent translational throttle protein EttA, which yields MSNETIIFSMAGVSKIYPPQKQVLKNIYLSFFYGAKIGVLGLNGSGKSSLLRIIAGVDKNYQGEVVFSPGYSVGFLEQEPKLDPNKTVKEVVEEGVQEIVNLLKEFEQINEKFGDPDADFDKLLARQAEVQEKLDQQNAWELDNRLEKAMDALRTPPADAKIATLSGGEKRRVALCRLLLQEPDVLLLDEPTNHLDAESVLWLEQHLKQYKGTVIAVTHDRYFLDNVAGWILELDRGEGIPWKGNYSSWLEQKQQRLAKEEKSESKRQKTLQRELEWVRMAPKARQAKSKARIGAYEKLLGEDARQREEKLELFIPAGPRLGGKVIEAKGVAKAYGDKLLYENLNFSLPQGGIVGIIGPNGAGKTTLFNLITGRIKPDAGTFEVGDTVQIAYVDQEHNNLDPNKSVFETISGGTEQMMLGGKQINSRAYVSKFNFSGADQEKKVGALSGGERNRVHLAMTLKQGANLLLLDEPTNDLDVNTLRALEEALENFAGCAVVISHDRWFLDRVSTHILAFEGDSQVFYYEGNFSDYEENKKKRLGDEGPKRIRYKKLV from the coding sequence ATGAGTAACGAAACCATCATATTTTCAATGGCCGGGGTTAGTAAAATCTATCCTCCGCAAAAACAGGTTTTAAAAAATATCTATTTATCCTTTTTTTATGGAGCCAAGATCGGGGTGCTTGGCTTAAATGGCTCCGGAAAATCATCGCTTTTACGCATCATTGCAGGTGTAGACAAAAACTATCAGGGAGAAGTGGTATTTTCTCCTGGCTATTCCGTTGGATTTCTGGAACAGGAGCCTAAACTAGATCCCAATAAAACAGTGAAAGAGGTCGTAGAAGAAGGCGTTCAGGAAATAGTGAATCTCTTGAAGGAGTTTGAGCAGATCAATGAAAAGTTCGGTGACCCGGATGCTGATTTTGATAAGTTACTGGCCAGGCAAGCAGAAGTACAGGAAAAATTAGATCAGCAAAATGCCTGGGAACTGGACAATCGTCTGGAAAAAGCGATGGATGCTTTGCGTACACCGCCGGCTGATGCAAAAATTGCTACTCTCTCGGGTGGTGAAAAACGCCGGGTGGCTTTATGCCGTCTGTTATTACAGGAGCCTGATGTATTGCTCCTGGACGAACCTACCAACCACTTAGATGCGGAATCAGTATTGTGGCTGGAGCAACATTTGAAGCAATATAAAGGAACTGTGATTGCGGTAACCCACGACCGCTATTTTCTGGACAATGTGGCTGGCTGGATACTGGAATTAGACCGGGGAGAAGGGATTCCCTGGAAGGGCAATTATTCTTCCTGGCTGGAACAAAAACAACAAAGATTAGCAAAAGAAGAAAAGTCAGAATCCAAGCGCCAGAAAACCTTACAGCGCGAACTGGAATGGGTGCGCATGGCGCCTAAAGCACGTCAGGCCAAATCCAAAGCCCGTATTGGCGCTTATGAAAAATTACTTGGTGAAGATGCCCGTCAAAGAGAAGAAAAGCTGGAATTATTCATTCCGGCAGGACCAAGGTTAGGAGGCAAAGTAATTGAAGCAAAAGGAGTAGCTAAGGCATATGGCGACAAGTTGTTATATGAAAATCTGAATTTTTCTCTGCCTCAAGGCGGTATTGTCGGAATTATTGGCCCCAATGGTGCCGGTAAAACAACTTTATTTAACTTGATTACCGGGCGGATAAAACCAGATGCTGGTACTTTTGAGGTAGGTGATACAGTGCAAATCGCTTATGTAGACCAGGAACATAATAATTTAGATCCAAATAAATCTGTATTTGAGACCATATCTGGCGGTACCGAACAAATGATGCTTGGTGGAAAACAGATAAATTCACGGGCATATGTAAGTAAATTTAATTTTAGCGGAGCAGACCAGGAGAAAAAAGTGGGTGCCTTATCTGGCGGAGAACGTAACCGGGTACACCTGGCCATGACATTGAAACAAGGAGCTAATTTGCTGCTGCTCGATGAACCTACCAATGATCTGGATGTAAATACCTTACGAGCACTGGAAGAAGCATTAGAAAACTTTGCCGGTTGTGCAGTAGTTATTTCCCACGACCGCTGGTTTCTGGACCGGGTTTCCACTCATATTCTAGCCTTTGAAGGAGATTCGCAGGTGTTTTACTATGAAGGTAATTTTAGTGATTACGAGGAAAATAAGAAGAAACGACTTGGAGATGAAGGCCCTAAGCGGATTCGCTATAAGAAATTAGTATAA
- a CDS encoding DinB family protein: protein MKAEILRISHLLHETYEGSPWHGQPVKQVLQGINAQQAALRILSDTHTMWEIVRHMTAWRNFAFQKIEGDRSFDILNAEQDWPFIDVADESNWQEDLQALENSQQQLLQAINTMEDKGLEDIVNGRQYTFYILLHGIIQHDLYHTGQIALLKKHLKV, encoded by the coding sequence ATGAAAGCTGAAATATTAAGGATTAGCCATTTACTGCATGAAACCTATGAAGGCAGTCCCTGGCATGGGCAACCTGTAAAGCAAGTGCTTCAAGGAATTAACGCTCAGCAGGCTGCCCTGCGGATATTATCTGATACTCATACTATGTGGGAAATCGTGCGGCACATGACTGCCTGGCGCAATTTTGCTTTCCAAAAAATAGAAGGCGATAGATCTTTTGATATATTGAATGCTGAACAGGATTGGCCTTTTATTGATGTAGCAGATGAAAGCAACTGGCAGGAAGATTTACAGGCACTTGAAAATAGTCAACAGCAATTACTGCAGGCAATAAATACGATGGAGGATAAAGGTCTGGAGGATATAGTTAACGGAAGACAATACACTTTTTATATACTGCTACATGGAATTATACAGCATGACTTATATCATACAGGCCAAATTGCACTACTGAAAAAACATCTGAAGGTATAA
- a CDS encoding transposase, protein MNKNTPKNMDLNQLAYQYFDGVDLMRIEGVSHATVIALMSEVGCEGIKKFETSKQFTSWLRLCPNIKISGGKVLSKKIAKGSNRLKIALRLAANTIGNLKDTHLSDFFNRINYRKGRIAAISATARKLAVIIWNMIVKHVPYNPPSQYLFMDQKRKMKLVQRIRNKIAKLDLKPEDVGFAMN, encoded by the coding sequence GTGAACAAGAATACGCCAAAAAATATGGACTTGAATCAACTTGCTTATCAGTACTTTGATGGGGTGGACCTGATGCGCATTGAAGGAGTGAGTCATGCAACAGTGATTGCCCTAATGAGTGAGGTAGGCTGTGAAGGGATCAAAAAGTTTGAGACATCCAAACAATTCACCTCTTGGCTCAGATTATGCCCCAATATAAAAATTAGCGGCGGTAAAGTATTAAGTAAAAAGATTGCCAAAGGCAGTAATCGTTTAAAAATTGCGCTCAGGTTAGCAGCCAACACAATAGGCAATCTCAAAGACACCCATCTATCAGATTTCTTCAACCGCATCAACTATAGAAAAGGTAGAATAGCCGCTATCTCAGCCACAGCTCGAAAGCTGGCAGTCATTATCTGGAATATGATCGTCAAACATGTACCCTATAATCCGCCTAGTCAATACTTATTTATGGATCAGAAAAGAAAGATGAAACTAGTACAAAGGATCAGAAATAAGATTGCTAAATTGGACTTGAAGCCTGAGGATGTGGGCTTCGCTATGAACTAA